Below is a genomic region from Miscanthus floridulus cultivar M001 chromosome 1, ASM1932011v1, whole genome shotgun sequence.
ccgaaccacttcgagaaaatgctcaagggcccatgcccaaaccacaccttcccagccaagcatctatacaaggattgcggcttcatgtgcaaatacttgtccgggggccttaacaaaggggagcaggggaaggagcctgttcccgccACATACGacgtagaggagaaggacgacgccttcccaacgccgaccggcgccctcatgatcttcggaggatcaacggtctATGACTCCAAGCGGCGCCAGAAGCTCGcgcaccgcgaggtctatacagccagactggccacgccagccttcctccggtggtcggaatccgccctaaccttcgaccggaccgaccatccggatgtcgTCCCACATCCGAGAatgtacccgcttgtcgtcgatccaaTCATCGGACCAaagcggctcacgaaagtactgatggacagaggtagtggcctcaacatcatgtacgccaagatgctcgacgagatgggcgttgaCCGAATGAACCTCCgccccatccgagcgcctttccatggcgtcatgcctagtaggcaagccgtgccactggggcagatctaTCTGCCCGTAACTTTcggggatcgatccaattactagactgaaaccctcaccttcgacgtagtgggatTCTCGGGGActttccacaccatcctaggacgaccatgctacgtgaagttcgtGGCCATTCCCAATTACACgtacctccttccagcgcacttacgagtgcgaagtcgaatgctgcggacacgcatccacagtcatcgcctccaaagagctcgccaccctcagggaggaggtcattgaagggacacctgaCGCGAAGAGGTCGTCTGGGTCGTTCGAATCGACAGAAGgatccaaggaggtcctcttagaccccagcaactccgagggcaaaaaagtccgtatcgggaccgtgctctcctctgaataggaaagcgtgctcatcgacttcctccatgataacagagacatctttgcgtggaaaccctcagatatgccgggcatcccgagggaggtcgccgagcataccttaaaaattcacctgggctccaagccggtgaagcaacgcctacgtcacttcgacgaggagaaacgtagggccatcggcgaggagatagccaaactgctggccgtaggattcattaaggaagtataccacccagagtggttagcaaatcccgttcttgtgcgaaagaagagcgggaaatggagaatgtatgtcgattataccggcctcaacaaagcgtgtccaaaggatccgtttcctttaccacgaatagaccaaatagtcgattccacctcagggtgcgaaaccctctgcttccttgacgcatactccggctaccaccaaatcacaatgaaagagtccgactagctcgcgacatcttttatcaccccgttcggatcgttttgctacatttcaatgccgttcggtctaaagaatgctggggtGACTTactagcgctgtatgctcaattgcttcggagacctcattgggtgaaccgttgaggcctatgtcgatgacatcatagtcaagtccaagcgagctaaccaccttgtcgccgaccttgaacaaacctttgcgaaactctgggcaaacggcatcaaactcaatcctgaaaaatgcgttttcggggtcccaaggggcatgctgctcggcttcatcgtctccgagcatggcatcgaagccaacccagagaagatatcagccatcacaaggatgggcccgatccaaagcataaagggggtttagcggatcatagggtgcctgGCCACCCTCAAccgattcatttcatgccttggcgaacaaggactccccctttatcgactcctaaagaaatctgaccgcttcgagtggacagccgaggctcaggaggcgcttgacatggttaagcgatttttaactaaacctccggtcctagttcctccatacaACGGAAagtccctcctactgtatatatcggccaccacccaggtGGTCAGCTCCAccttggtggtagagcgagaggaagaggggcacgccttcaaggtgcagcgccctgtgtatttcattagcgaggtgtTATCCAACTCCAaagcccgctactcccaaatccagaaactcctctacaccatcctcatcaccaagaggaagctacgccactacttcgaatcacacCCTGTAAtagtagtgacatcgttccccctcggcgaggtcgtccgtaGCCATGATGTGACGGggagaaccgcaaagtgggtgctcgagctgatggatcatggcatttcttatgccccccgaacagcgatcaaatctcaggtactagctgacttcatcgcagagtggaccgaggtccagatgccactaaCAATCGccaatcaagagtactggacgatgtacttcgacagatcgctgatgaagaagggcaccagcGTGGGACTAATCTTTGTATCTCCCCtcagggtccgcatgaggtacatggtttggctccattttccctcatcaaacaataccgtagagtatgaagcgctcatcaacggcctacgaatcgctatcgagctgggcatccgacgtctCGATGTCagaggcgactcccagctggtcgtcaactaggtcatgaaggagttgagctaccacgacgccaagatggaggcatactgctaAGAAGTCCGACGGTTGGAAGATAGATTtgacggcctcgagctcaatcacatcccaaggcgcctcaacgaagtagCCGACACGCTtgcgaaagcagcatccggccgagagccagtcccggcaggcatctttgctagcgaccaacacaaaccctcggtatgctacatggggtcggaacaagccgacgatggcccatctagtccaaTCCCAGGGGCCGATTCGCCAATCGctccgcccgaccccaaggttatgacgcttgaagaggacccagcagcggagtccgaccctcccgatgactggagaacactttacctcgactacctcctccacgacacactaccagtggacaagacggaagcccgatggctcgcgcgatgcgccaagtccttcgtcttgtagagggcgaactctacaaatggagtcacatCGGTATTCTACAActttgtatccctggcgaacaagggaaactcttgcttggtgacatccacggtggaatctgtggtcatcatgccgcaccaagaaccttggttggaaatgcagtCCGACAAggcttttactagcccaccgcagtagccgatgccgagcaaattgtacgcacctatgaagggtgtcactACTACGCTCGGCGAACACACCTCCTgacccaggcactccagatgatccccatcatgtggcccttcacggtctggggactcgacctggttgggccactcaaaaaggcgcccgggggcttcacccacctgcttgtcaccatagacaagtttacaaaatagattgaagctcgaccaatatccacgatcaaatccgagcaagctgtgctattcttcctcgacatcatccatcgctttggagtaccaaactccatcatcacagacaatggcacacagttcaccggcaggaaattcattcaattctgtgatgaacaacacatccggatcgattgggtagccgtcgcacacccccggatgaatgggcaggttgagcacgcaaacggcatgctccttcaaggcctcaaacccaaaattttcaaccggttgaacaagttcggcgcgcgctggctcgctaagctcccggccgtgctctggagcctaaggacaactcctagccgggccaccgactacacacccttcttcatggtctatggttccgaggctgttcttccaacggaccttgactatggagccccaagaatcagagcatacaatGAACAGCGGGCCAAGGCATCCcgccaagacgccatggaccagctagatgaagcccgcgacatcgccctcctccgttcggctaagtaccagcaggcactacgacggtaccacagccgacgggtgcggggtcgagccttcaacgttggagacctcgtcctctatcttgtgcagagcaacaaggaccgccacaaactctccccgccttgggaagggccctacgtcgtcgtggaagtactttgcccaggcgcctaccggttgaaaaccatcaacggcgaggtcttcaccaacgcctagaacattgagcagctacgtcgtttttacccttaaaataagcgtacactcttccttatcagtttttgtcattacaaaacctcgatccttagtgacttccgacccctgcaaaatCGCGAGGggccagacctcactcgggggctgacatgagtaatacatgtattacgcttacacttgcaaaaaacctcctgtgttatatttgcaaacattcgcTAAGTTTTCTATTCTTCTCATaaataagtcctaagggctaagattttgggaacaaattctgaatacaactagtaggactgcgggagacccacgccccagcggctgcaacctctttgctcaccagctcaaaTCAGAATTGGTTCAcccacgttcctagtttcttacgacttagaccatgagaagggtcggaggACACTAAAACCGTTTCTACAAAAAGAGAGAAAGTTATGAAACTGCTTGCCATAGGCAAAAGATGaagatttgttcattttttgcacaaattcgccacttacaaagtgatttcattacaaaaaggactaatatacttgtaaattcaggaCTGTTTACTTAGGGGCTTCccccacaaaattattcaattacagtctctgcttagctttactacaagtactgttgcggtcgccgcgccacactctccatcggcgacgcccggggcgtgtacacgggccagctcgtctactgcagccgccgcgccatgctctccatcggcgacgcccggggcgtgtacacgggccagcttgtCTACTACGgtcgccacgccacgctctccatcggcgacgcccagggcgtgtacatgggccagctcgtctactacggccaccgcgccacgctctccatcagcgacaTCTCGCCGCTTCGTAGGATCCTCAAAGGCGCCGTCATCTACAATGCCTCCGCCAGGGCattcggggactacgccatcatcgccagccacaaccctgacaacggcgttaGGGCAGGAAacccctcccgccaaaggaggagcacaacAAACGACGGCAAAGTCGACGATGCATGGCGCCCACCAGCGccccttctccttcggcagcagcgactcctcagcaagggcggcatgcaccatctcatctacattggatgacctccggctcgacatcacgctccagattcatgagcggatttgtgagttttctctctctctggcattactcttcctcactcaggaaccgccacgACGCACGGATGCATTCAgcggaaaggaagaaggagagatagtggctcaaaggtagaagaagaggtgggatgagaattcccctccccctccctatttaaagaggagccactgtagctaaggaaaggctaaaggttggacgaaaaaccctctcccttcccctccttaaatacagaatcaatgctgattgatacctgagaggacgcgccggaactgatgggacgcaccccggtcgacgaggcatccccccggtcaaactggacactacctgggtatggcccgccactgacccgctcaaGACACGgcaattaaggcacccacatgggcagacgaccctttgcctccccatgcaggaccacggaatgACCCGACGATAGGACCTCTATAAAGGGGAGCCCAACGGATCTCCTAGGTCGACCACGCGGCCCAGGAGAGacgacgaacgaacgtccaaagaaaaaagataagcatctctgccttcttaatTTACGCGTTAAAGATTTATTACCAAACTTCTGACCCCGTCAAACGGCGGGGACACAaccatcactcgggggctgccaaggatgtctaccagtctagacattcgcttcacccgacccctccgtatgcTTGAAACCAGAGATGCAGAatacgggcatagaactttgagtaaaactagacgaactagcaaaccctacgcctcggtagctatAGTGTTTCTAtccaccagaaaaatcatactcaatgcccctcgcgtctctagcttcgacgtctgccttctcaagaagggtttagaggggtccgcctacagaatctcccccaaaggagaagatgtcaggttgcccaagttaattaaacggcTCAGACCGCCACCAAGAttcgaaaaacaaagaatagcgattcttatgcaggttactccaacctcatcgcaaacattagggcccgaaccccgcacggacacatctggtaggagctttccgtcactcataccaccaaggtaacgttaccgaccctgcCTTCATTTCGATCATATTATACATATGtaaaacatcccaacgcttcgtgtcgcatcacgaaacggccgtcgcctcattcgtTATAGGCGGCAGcaggccaaggttcgaaggccggcccgcgaagggctcgaggccgcctcatgccgaatagagctagggagaaataactaagacaagccccagcggccctgccggacctcgctcagaagcggatagggacatctcaaccttttctcgttcgattctaaccccgagccaaacccacagaatctccatcgagaagaggccatcgggccgcctgagcctatcaaatggctcgggcatctgccgagaggcgggttaagaagttatggagtgccaccagagggctctgccgaccccatcagcaaatgatggactcgGATTCCACATGAatgtgcccgttagcgagctcgttgagcgcgatactcgagccatcgaggcaagtgtcgtttactcagcccctccgattacgaaaatcgaggatggggtaacacgcaaattacggccgacccctatcagaccctgacaaggcccgggggctcgagccgatcaatacagggacacaggttcgaaggccctaccttgctgagcccatagagtccctatttggggatttctgttggaaggcagggcgGAGAATATTGCAATGTCATCCAAGGACTTCGCTAACCCTATCACAAAAACCACAgaatgggattccatctgaacgttccggtctccagtaacccccgaccccagaaaatgcagggggtcggaccttactcaggggctggttaaggtatggctacctcccttccttctTTTGAAACAATCTCTTCACAACAAGACCAacggcaagattcgggggaacagattggtaagatcgcaaaaaatcaaacaaaacgaaattacgaagcaaaatcacgaaactGCGTCGAGACTCGAAaatactgacacttgttcacatattagatataagttgttctcaaaattattcgactaactactctcgcgaagggagaaccatctctttcagattatccgccaggtttttcgcaaggggagcaaccatcttctccattgcctccagctcatcatcctcgtaggtggacgggaaaccttcgctcatcaccttcaggttgatttccttctctaatgagcatgggcgatggtgaaggcctgggtgatcctggcatgaaaagcactctcctcaagctggcccacccgagccgtgatacccgcaacacgagccacgagcgggctggtctccatcggctccaccaccttcagggcatcaaggaccaccccgaccacaGCTTGCAGAAGATCATGCTCGTTGCTCTCAGTCTGAAGGGTCCTTCGTATATGGGCAAGCTCCTTTTCCAGCTTGACAGAGACGTTTTTGGCACTCAACGTTTGGCTCACCGCGTCATCGAGATCCGCCCGGAGAGAACGGACCACCTCAAtgtcctcatccaccttctgctgaagggtCGTGGCCCTACTCTTGGCCTTCCGTCGGAGGTCccactccatctccagctccttcaggacctcaccggccttctcattagccgtggcattcctctgcagtagcttgtctcgctccttttggagcctggcgatctcctccccatacagcttggacctcgccgacaaatcctcaaacatcccgtgggcctcctccgcatcctaacgcgcctgggcctcctgctcctgggcggcagcaagctgtgcggccatgtctgctcgtagccgggcctcctcggaaaggcgatcccactccgccttctgctcacggaggaatcaggatttattccggctatgagcaacaagaacctaaagaggaagaagactggtatcagaaatgcgaaaacacaagaACATGTGAAGAAAGAAGGAAGccaagcgaatacctgggtagtaggaacaacgatttcacgcagggctcctctggcctggtccagggcctcTAGCATGGTCGAGattccgatgtcaagaccctcccgctccatgctctcggaatgatcatcgagcgagaaaagagccgatgttgggtcctgagcggccatccactggagcggcggctccccccgcgcgggggagcggcttcctcccgacaaaggggccaggggcggctccctcctgaccctatgcggcaccaccgccgcgctcgaggaccctccgactggaccctcctccatctaggccacttcgagcgccacgggcggatccacctgggcc
It encodes:
- the LOC136460056 gene encoding large ribosomal subunit protein uL2-like, with the translated sequence MLSIGDARGVYTGQLVYYGRHATLSIGDAQGVYMGQLVYYGHRATLSISDISPLRRILKGAVIYNASARAFGDYAIIASHNPDNGVRAGNPSRQRRSTTNDGKVDDAWRPPAPLLLRQQRLLSKGGMHHLIYIG